From Butyricimonas paravirosa, one genomic window encodes:
- a CDS encoding RNA polymerase sigma factor, producing the protein MEKSEKEIIERLNAKDKQAFEYVFIQFYNSLCYFADKYVCDKEAAQDIVQEVFTWFYEKRNSFDSLLAVKSYLYGSVYNKAINFLKTNRNQAAIREKMKNFLSEEDNSYEEFQIETEVFEEIFQAIEELPTECKRIFKMSYIEGKSTKSIMETLEIAESTIKTQRQRAKKILKDRLKHLYPLAVAIFSIN; encoded by the coding sequence ATGGAGAAAAGTGAAAAAGAAATAATAGAACGCTTGAATGCAAAAGATAAACAAGCATTCGAATACGTCTTTATCCAATTTTACAACTCATTGTGTTATTTTGCAGACAAATATGTCTGCGATAAAGAAGCAGCTCAAGATATTGTTCAGGAAGTCTTTACCTGGTTTTATGAAAAAAGGAACTCTTTTGACAGTTTACTAGCTGTTAAATCCTATCTTTACGGAAGCGTGTATAACAAAGCAATAAATTTTTTGAAGACCAACCGGAACCAAGCTGCAATTCGGGAAAAGATGAAAAACTTTCTTTCCGAGGAAGATAACAGTTATGAAGAATTTCAGATTGAAACAGAGGTATTCGAGGAAATATTTCAAGCTATTGAAGAACTTCCAACCGAATGTAAGCGCATCTTCAAAATGAGTTACATTGAAGGGAAAAGTACGAAATCAATTATGGAAACTCTAGAGATCGCTGAATCCACGATAAAGACACAACGCCAAAGAGCAAAGAAAATACTGAAAGACAGGCTAAAACACCTTTACCCTCTGGCTGTCGCAATTTTTTCTATAAATTAA